In one window of Henckelia pumila isolate YLH828 chromosome 1, ASM3356847v2, whole genome shotgun sequence DNA:
- the LOC140874055 gene encoding uncharacterized protein, whose product MQLQVVLLQKSSEDGYELIEEMVSSSYHHLSERSAAQKSNGIHQVDAFTSVAAQLEVMNKRIEELSIGNSVMRVQEVWCEKCGAEHFTKDCQIFSQPEGVMTSHMGNQNRPRNDPFSNSYNPGWRQHPNFSWGGQNNKPYGNQNYGRQPQEGKSNLEQMMQQFISSTETRIRDQGTLPSDTEKNPKEQVKAIELWSGKTLEPAPQIEKEPELATSEKILALKKAKLDSQFGKFLEVFKKLNINIPFADALMQMPSYAKFLKEILSNMRKLEEHAMISLTENCSALVQNKIPLKQKDPGSFSIPCVINDIQFHKALCDLGASINLIPYSVFRKLILGEPKSTRMSLQLADRSIKYPRGIIEDVLVKVDKFIFPVDFVVLDMEEDLDMPLILGRPFLVIGKALIDVQKGELLLRVGEEKISFDVFNALKFSQNNEECFQLDVVDSLLFDYVQDTFQ is encoded by the exons atgcagctgcaGGTGGTTTTACTGCAAAAATCGTCAGAGGATGGTTATGAATTAATTGAGGAAATGGTATCTAGCAGCTATCACCATTTATCTGAAAGGAGTGCAGCCCAGAAATCTAATGGAATTCATCAGGTTGATGCATTCACATCAGTGGCCGCTCAACTTGAAGTCATGAACAAGAGAATTGAGGAACTGAGTATAGGAAACTCTGTGATGCGAGTTCAAGAAGTGTGGTGTGAAAAATGTGGTGCAGAACATTTCACGAAAGACTGTCAAATATTTTCTCAACCAGAGGGAGTTATGACAAGTCACATGGGAAATCAAAATCGCCCAAGGAATGACCCATTCTCGAACTCCTATAATCCAGGGTGGAGACAACATCCAAATTTCTCGTGGGGTGGACAGAACAATAAGCCATATGGGAATCAGAACTACGGCAGACAACCTCAAGAAGGGAAATCGAATTTAGAGCAGATGATGCAGCAATTTATATCATCTACTGAAACCCGAAT CAGAGATCAGGGTACCTTGCCGAGTGACACGGAGAAGAATCCGAAAGAGCAGGTAAAAGCAATTGAGCTGTGGAGTGGAAAGACATTAGAGCCTGCACCACAGATTGAGAAAGAGCCAGAATTGGCTACATCAGAAAAAATTTTAG CTCTGAAGAAAGCAAAACTAGATTCTCAGTTTGGCAAATTCCTGGAAGTattcaagaaattgaatatTAACATTCCCTTCGCCGATGCACTGATGCAAATGCCAAGCTATGCGAAGTTCTTGAAGGAGATCCTCTCCAACATGAGGAAACTGGAGGAGCATGCAATGATCAGTCTGACTGAGAATTGCTCAGCACTGGTGCAAAATAAAATCCCATTAAAGcaaaaagatccagggagtttctctatcccttgTGTGATTAATGATATTCAATTTCATAAAGCTTTATGTGATTTGGGTGCTAGTATAAATCTAATTCCTTACTCTGTGTTTAGGAAATTGATCTTGGGAGAACCAAAGTCCACCAGAATGTCGTTACAACTGGCGGACAGATCCATCAAATATCCACGGGGGATAATCGAGGACGTGCTTGTAAAAGTGGACAAATTCATATTCCCCGTGGACTTTGTGGTActagatatggaagaggatttgGACATGCCACTCATATTGGGTAGACCTTTCCTGGTAATAGGAAAGGCACTAATAGATGTCCAGAAGGGAGAGTTGCTGTTGAGAGTGGGAGAAGAGAAAATTTCGTTTGACGTTTTTaatgctttaaaattttctcagaaTAATGAAGAATGTTTTCAACTGGACGTAGTAGACTCactgttatttgattatgtgcAGGATACTTTTCAGTAA